DNA from Scheffersomyces stipitis CBS 6054 chromosome 1, whole genome shotgun sequence:
TGTAAAGAATGAGTCTATATACAATTTCTATTCTTTGAATCTCGAAAGAATATATATCCCAGTTGACAACAAGACTACTGAGTATATGAGAATATCTCATTAAACTCTGCTGCACTACAATGCATACAATTGGAATTCAATGATATTATATTAATACTAGACAGAACTAAATGCATTACTCGTCCTCATCAAACTTAGGAGCCAAGTAGAATCTCAAGTACCCTCCAACATCCAACTTATATTCGAACAAGGCGGGGGTCTTGTCAGCCAACTTGATGGTGATGGTTCCGGACAACGAGGTAGCCTTGATGATATCgttcaagtacttcaaaCCGAACGTCAAGTCTACTGGCTGGTCCAAGTGGACAGTGACACTCTCTTCAGGCTTGTCCATGTCTGTGTAAGGCTTTAACACgacagatccagatccagatTCACCCTCAGAGGTGAACTTGACGGAGTCCTTGGTGACAATGATGTTGAGCGACTCCGacatgttcttcaagtctctgACGATCTTGGCAAATTCGGTCGATGGCATATTTATGACGGTGTCGTATTCCATGTCGtcgatcttcaagaactccGAGTCGAtgttcatcaacttcaacgagTATTCACTGActctttccttcttcttgtcttcgaATATGGTCATCACGGCATCGGGAGAGTCCTCGGCCAAAAGGGTCAAGTAATCTTCGTTGTTACCACACttgatgatcttggaaaacgaGTCCAAGTCAATTCCCAATGTGATGTCTCTGTCACATCTGTACTCAGAGAAGGCAGTCTGGCCCACCAACAACGAAACCAAAAGCACTCTAGAGTCGTCCACAGCCTGGACAGTTATGCCATGTTCTGTGCAGTTGAAGTTACATAACTTGACACAGTCTTTGATGGCGTCCAcgatcttcttcaaaagagTGGACTCGTCGAATTTACCTTCAAGCATTgtattgtatatatattattGTTAAGTAGAGATGGCTACCGTGGAAAaagaacagaagagaattggaCAGTTATATATCTGCCAGAATATTTCAGTATGTACGAAATGAAAAATCGCGTACATGCGAATGGACAAAAACGCGTCGTGTTTTGATTTTCCACTACGCGTAGACAATTGCTTGCAAATTCAAAATGTATATTGTAGTGAAAGTGGCCGGTAAAGGTAGTGTCTGGCTGGGGGATGCAACGGCAGATAGTGGATCTTGCAAGAATGTTTAGGTAGTGTAGATTGTGGTACGAATTACAGATAGAAAAGTCTAGACAGACTGTATATGATAGGCACAACCGAACCACCTATAAACCATTTAAACCATTTGTAAACCATATTACTACTTGACCATTTATGAAGTAAGAGAACACGAATGGGGGGCATGGTGTAGGAGTATTGTAGTTTCTATTACGGCATATCCATACGAGTAATCTGCCTCAGTAATTCTTTCTCGTCCTactcaattcttcaaattcacGGCACACGGCTGGGAATTAATTGATACCCTATATTGTAACTCCGTCAACATCTTTTTTGTCTTTATAACACAACAGTCACATTAATGTAGTCTGGATGTACTCTAGATATACTCCGATATCTTTCTTGCTTGTCTTTCAATGCttatcttgaagaattctgtttctctaTTTCataattttgcacccaaaatgagaaaacaaagaaataATTGGGAGCATTTTCTCATGATCAGACATTTCCAGAAAAAAGACAGAATTGACATATTTTCTCAGCTGACAGGCAATATAACACTTACTACACAATATTGAACTGTTTATATACTATTTTAACTATTCTATTCATTAGTATTATCACTCTATCAAGCTGTCAGACTTAGCTCCTCAGCATCGAGTTGAACCGCTCCTAGCCAAATAGTGCTGGCCACTGCGCTAGAAAAAAAACCAAAACCGCAATACTAAGAGTGACGAtggtcacgtgaatatATAGAATAAGGGAAGACTTGTATTCAATGTATGCCTATTCTATTTTACGTTTCATATGCTGTTGTCAGTGGTCAATCCTGTAGGGGCCACCGGCGGCAAGAAGGCAATCCTTGTGTGTGACTTTGGAGTTATCGGGAGAATTAAACGGTATGCATCGTGTGTGTTCAAGTAATAACGATATAGTCTCTTTGCTCTGAGGAATCCCAAGCCCTCGTAGAGCCGCAAGGCTCCTTCGTTTATGACTTCTGTCTCGAGCATGATCTCGTCGGCTCCATCTCTTTCTATCATTGTTTGCACTGTGAGTTTGACCAAATTGGACGCTATGCCTTTGCCTCTGAATTCGGGATCTATGACTAGCATGCCTATGTAGCCTCTGATTCGGACGTCTCTGTGGGGTTCAATTTTGGAGATGATAACACCGATAATCAGAGACGCGTCCTGCGGGTGTTTGACCGTGTAGCAGTACTGGGGCCAAGTATTGAGAAAGTACCAGTAGACATAGATAGAGTATGGTTCTGAGAGATGCTGGGAAATGAGATGGGAGATCTGGGTGAACTCGTTTTTGTCCTGCACGTTGAATTGGTGGTAGGGCAAGCCGTCTATGGTGGTGATGAGGCTCATTATATGAGGAGGTAGTAGAAGAGTGGCTACAGAATGTAGAATACTGAAGTTAGATAGAGTagagttgaaaaattaccCTACAGAGTGTAGACACATATTGGCGCGAAACTGTAAAGTGCTGAGGCTAATCTGCACTTGAGACAATCTGTACTTGGACGAGAACTGGAAAGTGAAATGCTCTCGGGAAGTGAGCGGATCGAAATTCAGAGGTATTCTGCAGGACATGTgaaacttctccaattctGGGTGCTGTGGTTCAAGAGGGGAGATAGGAGACGAAGTGAAGAGAGCCAATTGGTCCAGAATACGACACCAGgacaaattgaagactAGCGAACGAGAAATGGCTTGACACCACGAACCTACCGACGCCTTTTCTGTAAGAGAATTGGACAATACTACGTCACGTGACCCAATCACCTGACGGTCGGCCTTACGGCAGAACCAGACGATTTTCATATGGGGTTAGAGACCGCCGGGGCTATTCGGGACTACCCCATAAATTGGAGACACGGAAGGAGCGTGGTCAGCTGTGAATGAGGGACAAGGCGAGCTGAAAGGCACTTAGCTTGTTGAATCtagaatgaaaaatctggTGGAACAGGCACaattgatttttcaattggaagtgaaaaatttagGATGATGATGTAACCACACAGATAGCGATGATGCAATGAAAAAAGAGGTTGGCCAGTAGAGACCAGCTGGATCATAATCATAAAGTCATAAACTAGTGAGTCTGGTGGTGCCAGCCGGAGTGTATAGAGTGCCCGGTAATTCAAGGAACTTTCAGAGGGTAAGAGTGGGTTCCTGGCTGGAAAATAGAGATAATTAGAGTATGAAAtagagtgaaaaatagaatagtgaaaaatagtgaCGAATGGTGGCAGACGCAAAATAGCGGCAGATTGGCGAGGTGACAAAATCGAGAAAACGAGCCGGAACAATTGCTTCGACACCCCCTGCCATCACTCCGACGCCGAGACAGCTTATCTTAATTGCCCTCATCTCTCTTCTCTGTAGTGCCCGGATGTCTGTTGCCCTTACGGAGTTGTTAACTATGGGCGCACCATATGGTGATTGTCGCGGAGGGCACTTCATGCAGGACACTAGCATCGGATGCCGAGTCTGACAATATATAAGGAGCGAGAATCCTAGGTTTTTCAGTAGGAACTAAAGCCACTTTTCCCATCTTTCCGCTATTgtatttgcaattgctcCACTACTACTATGTCTGCTCCAGCTGTGTTAAAGAAGTCCGGTGTCATCTACGGTGACGACGTCAAGGAACTTTTCCTCTACGCCCAGGCCAAGGGCTTTGCTATCCCAGCCATCAACGTCACTTCGTCGTCGACAGTTGTCGCTGCCTTGGAGGCTGCCAGAGACAACAAGTCTCCAATTATCTTGCAAACTTCCCAAGGTGGTGCTGCCTACTTTGCCGGTAAGGGTGTTGCCAACAAGAACCAGGAAGCCTCGATTGCCGGTTCGATCGCTGCTGCCCACTACATTACCTCCATTGCCCCAACCTACGGTATCCCCGTTGTGTTGCACACTGACCATTGTGCCAAGAAGCTCTTGCAATGGTTCGACGGCatgttggaagaagacgaaaagaCTTTCGCTGCCACCGGTAAGCCTTTGTTCTCCTCCCACATGTTGGACTTGtcagaagaatctgacGACGAAAACATCGCTACCTGTGTCAAGTACTTCAAAAGAATGGCCAAGTTGGGCCAATGgttggaaatggaaatcGGTATCACCGgtggtgaagaagacggTGTCAACAACGAAAACGTCTCCAAGGACGCTTTGTACACCTCTCCAGAAACCGTCTTCAAGGTCCACGAAGCCTTGGCTCCTATCTCGCCAAACTTCTCCATCGCTGCTGCCTTCGGTAACGTGCATGGTGTCTACAAGCCAGGTAACGTCCAATTGAAGCCAGAAATCTTGGGTGACCACCAAGCTTACGCTAAGAAGCAAACCGGCTCTTCCTCTGCTCATCCATTGTTCTTGGTTTTCCACGGTGGTTCCGGTTCTACCCAGCAAGAATTTGACACCGCCATCAAGAACGGTGTCGTTAAGGTCAACTTGGACACTGACTGTCAGTACGCCTACTTGACCGGTATCAGAGACTATgttttgaacaagaaggacTACATCTTGTCGCAAGTCGGTAACCCAGACGGTGAAGACAAGCCAAACAAGAAGTACTTCGACCCAAGAGTTTGGGTTAGAGAAGGTGAAAAGACCATGTCGGCCAGAATTGCCGAAGCCTTGGCAATCTTCCACACCAAGGACCAATTGTAGGTTTATAATTCTTTATGTATTTATTGAATGAGTTCTAGGATATAATGATGTAGGTGCAGGTATTACTATGAATAGCCATGATTATGAAGTTCATCAATATAGTCAAAAACTATGTGTAGATCTTGAGCTTATGGCCATGGTTTACTAGCATAGAACTATGATTATGACTTTTCTGGTATGCATTAATGTACAGAAGTATTAAGTGTATATACATGAATAGTATGTCTGAGACTGGTATAATAACTGGTCGTAGATCCCGAGATTGCAGCACGATGTCCTCCTACGCTTGAGGAACTTgaaactcttcaaatcatGGAATTCCAAAATCTCAGCGTTTCAACATTCTTTCACATTTCACATTTCAGTTTTGCAATTTAAGATTTTCCATTTGAtacttcaaattttcaacattCGCTGTTTCTCAAGTCTACATTCTAGCATCTTCTTGTCTCCTGGTCCCCTATTAGTCTCCCTCTGTTCTCGTCTCTTTATCGTTTCTCGTTTAGTACTTTCTCTCGTTCATCATCGATCTCACTTTGTCGTACTCGGGCATATTCGTATAAGGATTGATGTTCTTCTCCTGGAAGTTGGACCCCACTAGATAGTTAGCCTTGACGTACTTAGCCACACATCGGTCGATACAGCAGTTTTCACCAGTATTAAGCTCACCTTCTCCATACTCATGGGGCAAGCACTTTTTTTCACAGgtcttgatgatgttgttgaaggtttTGGCTGTCGCTGTGAACTGAATCTCTGCCATTTTTACCTTTTCGGGGTCAACCGACGCATAAGAGTACTGGGAGGAGTTTCCCATAAAGAGTGACATGGCGAGATATGTGTTTTTTGAAGATCTGTGTGGGCctaagaagaaatgaaaatcgCTGATTTAGATGCCTTTCATAGTTAAccttctttcaattttcacttctcaTGTTGCCTGCATACCACAGCAGAAAAAAGATCCAGCGCGCAATTTAGGCTGAATTTCCCACATAGagactgaaaaatggagATGCCTTCAGTGAATTTCCAGATGGTAAccgttcttcttgatagcTTGTAATTGCTACTTGAATGGTTTAAATTAACTACATTGAACACATTCAGTTACCACATGAGTCCCAGAAGACTC
Protein-coding regions in this window:
- the POL30 gene encoding DNA polymerase delta processivity factor (proliferating cell nuclear antigen) (Accessory factor for DNA polymerase delta, mRNA increases in G1, peaks in S in mitosis, & increases prior to DNA synthesis in meiosis required for DNA replication & repair, required for viability in cdc44, rad50, rad52 or rad57 backgrounds), whose protein sequence is MLEGKFDESTLLKKIVDAIKDCVKLCNFNCTEHGITVQAVDDSRVLLVSLLVGQTAFSEYRCDRDITLGIDLDSFSKIIKCGNNEDYLTLLAEDSPDAVMTIFEDKKKERVSEYSLKLMNIDSEFLKIDDMEYDTVINMPSTEFAKIVRDLKNMSESLNIIVTKDSVKFTSEGESGSGSVVLKPYTDMDKPEESVTVHLDQPVDLTFGLKYLNDIIKATSLSGTITIKLADKTPALFEYKLDVGGYLRFYLAPKFDEDE
- the MAK3 gene encoding N-acetyltransferase gives rise to the protein MSLITTIDGLPYHQFNVQDKNEFTQISHLISQHLSEPYSIYVYWYFLNTWPQYCYTVKHPQDASSIIGVIISKIEPHRDVRIRGYIGMLVIDPEFRGKGIASNLVKLTVQTMIERDGADEIMLETEVINEGALRLYEGLGFLRAKRLYRYYLNTHDAYRLILPITPKSHTRIAFLPPVAPTGLTTDNSI
- the FBA1 gene encoding fructose-bisphosphate aldolase (Fructose 1,6-bisphosphate aldolase) is translated as MSAPAVLKKSGVIYGDDVKELFLYAQAKGFAIPAINVTSSSTVVAALEAARDNKSPIILQTSQGGAAYFAGKGVANKNQEASIAGSIAAAHYITSIAPTYGIPVVLHTDHCAKKLLQWFDGMLEEDEKTFAATGKPLFSSHMLDLSEESDDENIATCVKYFKRMAKLGQWLEMEIGITGGEEDGVNNENVSKDALYTSPETVFKVHEALAPISPNFSIAAAFGNVHGVYKPGNVQLKPEILGDHQAYAKKQTGSSSAHPLFLVFHGGSGSTQQEFDTAIKNGVVKVNLDTDCQYAYLTGIRDYVLNKKDYILSQVGNPDGEDKPNKKYFDPRVWVREGEKTMSARIAEALAIFHTKDQL
- the MRS5 gene encoding subunit of the TIM22-complex involved in mitochondrial biogenesis, whose amino-acid sequence is MSLFMGNSSQYSYASVDPEKVKMAEIQFTATAKTFNNIIKTCEKKCLPHEYGEGELNTGENCCIDRCVAKYVKANYLVGSNFQEKNINPYTNMPEYDKVRSMMNERKY